In Myxococcus stipitatus, the following are encoded in one genomic region:
- a CDS encoding LysR family transcriptional regulator encodes MTNRLDPRRLETFRVVATTGQVSAASRLLHLSQPAVTAQVRQLERECGQPLLVRTARGVRLNEAGQRLLAYAQRHHQLLEEAALAVAGEDVLKGELVLAASTTLASYVVPDLLASFLRVHRGLQVRLEVGNSEQVLGWVADGRAPLGLVEGHARAAGLRLEHYLDDELLPVVSTHAPAELLQVRTVDMLQTVPLLWRELGSGTRAVLERALKRAGVRRGPQAGDLQLGGTETIKGAVAAGLGVGFLSRWSIQAELSSGRFRVLPLPDLRVRRTFSWVLPVDAPAGVAGHFLRHARAVPPSLSHS; translated from the coding sequence TTGACGAACCGCCTCGACCCCCGCCGACTCGAGACCTTCCGCGTGGTGGCGACCACGGGGCAGGTATCCGCGGCGTCCCGATTGCTGCACCTGTCCCAGCCCGCCGTCACCGCCCAGGTCCGGCAGCTCGAGCGTGAATGCGGCCAGCCCCTGTTGGTGCGAACCGCGCGCGGCGTGCGACTCAACGAAGCGGGGCAGCGCCTGCTGGCCTATGCGCAACGGCACCATCAGCTCCTGGAAGAGGCCGCGCTCGCGGTGGCGGGGGAAGACGTCCTGAAAGGGGAGCTCGTGCTGGCCGCGAGCACCACGCTGGCCAGCTACGTCGTCCCGGACCTGCTGGCGTCCTTTCTGCGGGTGCATCGAGGGCTCCAGGTGCGTCTGGAGGTGGGCAACTCCGAACAGGTGCTCGGATGGGTGGCTGATGGGCGCGCGCCGCTGGGATTGGTGGAGGGCCATGCGCGCGCCGCTGGACTTCGCCTGGAGCACTACCTGGACGACGAGCTGCTGCCCGTCGTCTCCACCCACGCTCCGGCGGAGCTTCTCCAGGTGCGCACCGTCGACATGCTCCAGACGGTGCCGCTGCTCTGGCGCGAGCTGGGGTCGGGCACGCGCGCCGTGCTGGAGCGGGCGTTGAAGCGGGCAGGTGTGAGACGAGGTCCCCAGGCGGGAGACCTCCAGCTCGGCGGCACCGAGACCATCAAGGGCGCGGTGGCCGCGGGGCTGGGCGTGGGATTCCTCTCACGCTGGAGCATCCAGGCGGAGCTGAGCTCGGGGCGATTCCGAGTGCTCCCACTGCCAGACCTGCGGGTGCGGCGCACCTTCTCCTGGGTGCTACCGGTGGATGCCCCGGCGGGTGTCGCGGGCCACTTCCTGCGCCATGCGCGCGCGGTGCCCCCGTCGCTGTCCCATTCGTGA